A single genomic interval of halophilic archaeon DL31 harbors:
- a CDS encoding peptidase C45 acyl-coenzyme A:6-aminopenicillanic acid acyl-transferase (PFAM: Peptidase C45, acyl-coenzyme A:6-aminopenicillanic acid acyl-transferase~KEGG: chl:Chy400_2318 peptidase C45 acyl-coenzyme A:6-aminopenicillanic acid acyl-transferase): MSHQGGLERLVLSGDPEQRGRTHGEAFADEIAANVERYLDVFEHYGADRDTVYDQAEQFVGVIEDANADYFTEMESVAAGADVDLLDVTVLNARWEVMYSAYAEAAEATEEDAAPDGCTAFGAQPEITAEGRTLIGQNWDWIPNIDTFLMDLRPEDGPNSLTMTEAGIVGGKVGLNEHGIGMLLNGLVAEGDGTNPFKKPYHVRFREAMLADSLHGAIQPLIDRDRANSANVLLAHAEGEMIDLELAPEIQNYLYPEDGLLTHANHFEDRDRVDSQFERIATSTLCREPRLRRLLSKQSGSLDVAGAQEALRDHFGRPASICMHPDESDPEPERSETNVSVVMDLEKRELYATQGPPCENAYELFELEKRK; encoded by the coding sequence ATGAGCCACCAGGGCGGCCTCGAACGACTCGTTCTCTCCGGCGACCCCGAACAGCGGGGGCGCACCCACGGCGAGGCGTTCGCCGACGAGATTGCGGCGAACGTCGAGCGCTACCTCGACGTGTTCGAGCATTACGGCGCCGACCGCGACACTGTCTACGACCAGGCCGAACAGTTCGTCGGGGTCATTGAGGACGCCAACGCCGACTACTTCACCGAGATGGAGAGCGTCGCCGCGGGCGCCGACGTGGACCTGCTGGACGTGACGGTGCTCAACGCTCGCTGGGAAGTGATGTACAGCGCCTACGCCGAAGCCGCGGAGGCGACCGAGGAGGACGCAGCACCCGACGGCTGTACAGCGTTCGGGGCCCAGCCAGAGATCACGGCCGAGGGGCGCACCCTCATCGGGCAGAACTGGGACTGGATTCCGAATATCGACACCTTCCTCATGGACCTCCGGCCCGAGGACGGGCCGAACAGTCTCACGATGACCGAAGCGGGCATCGTCGGCGGCAAAGTCGGGCTGAACGAGCACGGCATCGGGATGTTGCTCAACGGCCTGGTCGCCGAGGGTGACGGCACGAACCCGTTCAAGAAGCCGTATCACGTCCGGTTTCGCGAGGCGATGCTGGCCGACAGCCTCCACGGCGCCATCCAGCCGCTCATCGACCGGGACCGCGCCAACTCCGCGAACGTGCTGCTGGCCCATGCCGAGGGCGAGATGATCGACCTCGAACTCGCCCCCGAGATTCAGAACTACCTCTACCCCGAGGACGGGCTGCTGACTCACGCCAACCACTTCGAGGACCGCGACCGGGTCGACAGCCAGTTCGAACGCATCGCCACCAGCACACTCTGTCGGGAGCCGCGACTTCGCCGACTGCTCTCGAAGCAGTCCGGGAGCCTCGACGTGGCGGGCGCACAGGAGGCGCTCCGTGACCACTTCGGCCGGCCCGCCAGCATCTGCATGCACCCCGACGAGTCCGACCCCGAGCCGGAGCGCTCCGAGACGAACGTCTCCGTCGTGATGGACTTGGAGAAGCGAGAGCTCTACGCGACGCAGGGGCCGCCGTGTGAGAACGCGTACGAGTTGTTCGAGTTGGAGAAGAGAAAATAA
- a CDS encoding acetyl-CoA acetyltransferase (KEGG: hla:Hlac_1850 acetyl-CoA acetyltransferase~TIGRFAM: Thiolase), whose translation MSTPVVVHATRTPQGKDGGVFADTRGEDLSVALIENALGETDLSPEQVDDLMWGVAQQRGEQDNNVARVIALLSSLGEGTPGTTINRWCASSMQAVISASDAIAAGNRDCIIAGGMESMSRVPMDGDSYQALHPELGEQYNIFQLQMGMTAEKVAEEYGVSREEQDEYAARSQQRAVEATESGRFDDEILPIETEDGVVEADEGIRPGTTAEKLSGLPSAFTGDGTVTAGNSSQISDGASLVMVTSEAFAEENDLDIVAEIGTNEVVGVDPTVMGIGPVPATKGLLERAGTDIEEYDLVELNEAFASQCVYAQEELGISDDQFNVNGGAIAIGHPLGASGARLPVTLLHEMQKRGDSRGLATLCVGFGQGAAIEFLME comes from the coding sequence ATGTCGACACCAGTCGTCGTACACGCAACGCGGACGCCGCAGGGCAAAGATGGCGGCGTCTTCGCCGACACGCGCGGCGAGGACCTCTCGGTCGCCCTCATCGAAAACGCGCTGGGGGAGACGGACCTCTCGCCCGAGCAGGTCGACGACCTGATGTGGGGCGTCGCCCAGCAGCGTGGCGAGCAGGACAACAACGTCGCGCGGGTCATTGCGCTGCTTTCCTCGCTAGGTGAGGGGACGCCAGGGACCACCATCAACCGCTGGTGTGCCTCCTCGATGCAGGCGGTCATCTCCGCGAGCGACGCCATCGCGGCGGGCAACCGCGACTGCATCATCGCCGGCGGCATGGAGAGCATGTCGCGGGTCCCGATGGACGGGGATTCCTACCAGGCGCTCCACCCGGAGCTCGGCGAGCAGTACAACATCTTCCAACTCCAGATGGGAATGACCGCCGAGAAGGTGGCCGAGGAGTACGGCGTCTCCCGCGAGGAGCAGGACGAGTACGCCGCCCGCAGCCAGCAGCGAGCCGTCGAGGCGACTGAGTCGGGCCGCTTCGACGACGAAATCCTCCCCATCGAAACGGAGGATGGCGTTGTCGAGGCAGACGAGGGGATCCGCCCGGGAACCACGGCAGAGAAGCTCTCCGGCCTCCCGTCGGCGTTCACGGGCGACGGCACAGTAACGGCGGGGAACTCCAGTCAGATATCCGACGGCGCCTCGCTCGTGATGGTCACCTCTGAGGCGTTCGCCGAGGAGAACGACCTCGACATCGTCGCGGAGATTGGTACCAACGAAGTCGTCGGTGTCGACCCGACGGTGATGGGTATCGGGCCGGTCCCCGCAACGAAGGGGCTGCTCGAGCGCGCCGGGACCGACATCGAGGAGTACGACCTCGTCGAGCTCAACGAGGCGTTCGCCTCCCAGTGTGTCTATGCACAGGAGGAACTGGGGATTTCGGACGACCAGTTCAACGTCAACGGCGGCGCCATCGCCATCGGCCACCCGCTGGGCGCGAGCGGCGCGCGCCTCCCAGTGACGCTCCTGCACGAGATGCAGAAGCGGGGCGATAGTCGAGGGTTGGCGACGCTCTGTGTCGGCTTCGGGCAGGGTGCGGCGATCGAGTTCTTGATGGAGTAG